From a region of the Synechococcus sp. PCC 7502 genome:
- a CDS encoding precorrin-8X methylmutase, with product MEWHKSDVQGLAVIDAELDGYQPAQYEIIRQVIYATADFEYKDLIQFSDQAIEKGTAAIAARTSIVVDVASVQITVAPILQSTFANGVYACTGVITRPQRYKSQAAWGMETLAQRYPSGIFVVGESQSALETLVNLMTSQVIAPSLVIATPSEFVNVGIAKSQLQRSSIPYILINGQKGGAMVAAKILNALVLLAWEVYDIKDDL from the coding sequence ATGGAATGGCATAAAAGTGATGTCCAAGGACTAGCAGTAATTGATGCTGAACTTGACGGCTATCAACCAGCTCAGTATGAAATTATCCGTCAGGTGATCTATGCTACGGCTGACTTTGAGTATAAAGACTTAATTCAGTTTAGCGATCAAGCCATAGAAAAAGGGACGGCAGCGATCGCAGCTAGAACTTCTATAGTTGTGGATGTGGCATCTGTGCAAATAACGGTTGCGCCAATACTCCAGTCCACCTTTGCCAATGGTGTATATGCCTGTACGGGCGTAATTACTCGACCTCAACGCTATAAATCTCAAGCAGCTTGGGGGATGGAAACTTTAGCTCAGAGGTATCCTAGCGGCATTTTTGTGGTTGGAGAGTCTCAATCTGCCCTTGAAACCTTAGTTAATCTGATGACTAGCCAAGTAATTGCTCCATCTTTGGTAATTGCCACACCATCGGAGTTTGTAAATGTGGGGATAGCTAAATCTCAACTCCAGCGATCGTCAATTCCCTATATTCTTATTAATGGGCAGAAAGGCGGGGCAATGGTGGCTGCTAAAATCCTCAATGCTTTGGTATTACTGGCATGGGAAGTTTACGATATCAAGGATGACTTGTAG
- a CDS encoding type I restriction enzyme endonuclease domain-containing protein: protein MKQALYALNMRNALPNAAFIGFTGTPLISGEEKTREVFGDYVSVYNFRQSVEDGATVPLYYENRIPELQLSNEDINGDMEQIVEAAMLDEEEEKKLERQCTRQYQLIVRDDRLEKIAADLVTHFLGRGYQGKAMFIAIDRFTAVKMYNKVKYHWQVYLDDLKAQLARPIISEFEIKKLSKQIKYVEETDMAVVISQSQNEVEAFQKKDLDITPHRKRIVNESPKLDEKFKDPNNPLRIVFVCAMWITGFDVPNCSTIYLDKPMRNHTLMQTIARANRVYEGKVNGLIVDYIGVFRDLQNALAIYGSSAGEGDTPVKDKKALVEQLRKAITEALAFCNTRNIDLIKLDTTKDPFNRTKLWDEAVNSLADEQSKRNYFSIVNTVNSLFKAVLPDTSANEFANTRFLLERLADKIRQEIEVTDISEVLEEVNELLDDSITAGEFIIHGLNPIVDITKIDFKLDVEALKAKFNSGYKQTAIEKLKGNISQNLKQMIQVNRTRMNYLEKFQKMIDEYNSGSRNQEIFFRELLKFHDELNVEDRRKLAEKLTDEELVIFDLLTKPELELTNQERQEVKNVSKELLETLKQDKLVLDWRKRQQSKAEVDITIKYILDKLPRRYTIEIYEQKCQEVYQHIFESYSGKDISIYS from the coding sequence ATGAAACAGGCTCTATATGCTTTAAATATGCGAAATGCCCTGCCTAATGCTGCTTTTATTGGCTTTACGGGTACACCTTTAATATCTGGTGAAGAGAAAACCAGAGAAGTATTTGGCGATTATGTCAGCGTTTATAACTTTAGGCAATCAGTAGAAGATGGTGCAACCGTTCCTTTGTACTATGAAAATCGCATACCAGAACTACAGTTAAGCAATGAAGACATTAATGGTGATATGGAGCAGATTGTTGAAGCTGCGATGCTAGATGAAGAAGAAGAGAAAAAACTAGAGCGTCAATGTACCAGACAATATCAACTAATTGTCAGAGATGACCGACTTGAAAAGATTGCTGCTGACCTAGTGACTCATTTTCTAGGTAGAGGCTATCAAGGTAAAGCAATGTTTATCGCCATAGACCGCTTTACAGCCGTAAAGATGTACAACAAGGTTAAATACCACTGGCAAGTATATCTAGATGACCTTAAAGCCCAATTAGCTAGACCAATAATCAGCGAGTTTGAGATTAAGAAATTATCCAAGCAAATTAAATATGTAGAAGAAACAGATATGGCTGTTGTCATATCTCAATCACAGAATGAAGTAGAAGCTTTTCAGAAAAAAGATTTAGACATCACACCTCACAGAAAAAGAATAGTTAATGAATCACCTAAACTAGATGAGAAATTTAAAGACCCAAATAACCCACTGAGGATAGTTTTTGTCTGTGCTATGTGGATTACTGGCTTTGACGTACCCAACTGCTCCACTATCTACCTAGACAAGCCCATGCGTAACCATACGCTAATGCAGACTATCGCTAGAGCTAATAGAGTCTATGAGGGCAAAGTCAACGGATTGATAGTAGATTACATAGGTGTGTTTAGAGACCTACAAAATGCCTTAGCTATTTATGGCTCTAGTGCAGGTGAAGGTGATACACCAGTAAAAGATAAGAAAGCCCTTGTAGAGCAGCTTAGAAAGGCAATAACTGAAGCTTTAGCATTTTGTAACACTAGAAATATAGACCTCATTAAGTTAGATACAACAAAAGACCCATTTAACAGAACAAAGCTATGGGATGAAGCTGTAAATTCTTTGGCTGATGAACAATCAAAGCGTAACTACTTTTCTATAGTCAATACTGTAAATAGCCTATTCAAAGCAGTTTTACCAGATACCTCAGCAAATGAATTTGCTAACACTAGATTTTTGCTAGAAAGATTAGCCGATAAAATCCGTCAAGAAATTGAGGTGACAGATATTTCAGAGGTACTAGAAGAAGTAAATGAGCTACTAGATGATTCGATTACTGCTGGTGAGTTTATTATTCATGGTTTAAACCCTATAGTCGATATTACTAAAATAGACTTTAAGCTTGATGTTGAAGCTCTTAAAGCCAAGTTCAACTCTGGATACAAACAAACGGCTATCGAGAAGCTCAAAGGCAATATTAGCCAAAATCTTAAGCAGATGATTCAAGTCAATCGAACTAGGATGAACTATCTAGAAAAGTTCCAGAAAATGATTGATGAGTATAACTCAGGTTCTCGAAACCAAGAAATATTTTTTAGAGAGTTACTTAAATTCCATGATGAACTAAATGTGGAAGACAGGAGAAAACTAGCAGAAAAACTGACCGATGAAGAGCTAGTTATCTTTGACTTGCTCACTAAGCCTGAGCTTGAGCTAACTAATCAAGAGAGGCAAGAAGTCAAAAATGTATCTAAGGAATTATTGGAGACACTGAAACAGGATAAATTAGTCCTAGACTGGCGTAAACGTCAGCAGAGCAAAGCAGAAGTAGACATAACCATTAAATACATTCTAGATAAGCTCCCAAGGCGTTACACCATAGAAATTTACGAGCAAAAATGCCAAGAAGTTTATCAGCATATATTTGAGTCCTATTCAGGCAAAGACATTAGTATCTATAGCTAG
- a CDS encoding SDR family oxidoreductase, with translation MKVFVAGATGQTGRRIVSELVKRQIAVRALVRNLELAQQVLPKEAELVVGDVLDKASIAIADCDVIICATGAKPSFNFTAPLLVDYVGTNNLVNIAKTNGVKQFVLVSSLCVSRLFHPLNLFWLILFWKKQAENHLKASGVTYTIVRPGGLKNQDAIGGVVLGKADTLFEGSIPRSKVAEVCVDSLFCEQAQNQILEIVSTSDTPVQSLEKW, from the coding sequence ATGAAAGTATTTGTTGCAGGAGCTACTGGGCAAACTGGTCGCCGCATTGTCTCAGAACTAGTCAAAAGACAGATCGCAGTTAGGGCATTAGTTAGAAATTTAGAACTAGCACAGCAGGTATTACCTAAGGAGGCGGAATTAGTAGTTGGGGATGTATTGGATAAAGCGAGTATAGCGATCGCTGACTGTGACGTAATTATCTGTGCCACTGGAGCTAAGCCCAGTTTTAATTTTACTGCTCCGCTTTTAGTAGATTACGTTGGTACCAACAATCTGGTGAATATTGCTAAAACCAATGGCGTTAAGCAATTTGTGCTGGTATCTTCGTTGTGTGTATCTCGGCTATTTCACCCTTTGAATTTATTTTGGCTGATCCTATTTTGGAAAAAACAAGCTGAAAATCATCTCAAAGCCAGTGGAGTAACCTATACAATCGTGCGTCCCGGTGGATTAAAAAATCAAGATGCGATCGGTGGAGTTGTACTTGGTAAAGCGGATACTCTATTTGAAGGTAGTATTCCTCGATCTAAAGTGGCTGAGGTTTGTGTTGATTCCCTATTTTGTGAGCAGGCACAGAATCAAATTTTAGAAATAGTTTCAACATCGGATACCCCTGTTCAGAGCCTAGAAAAGTGGTAG
- a CDS encoding transposase yields the protein MLNPYSSSLTDKEWEIIEPLLPKKKQTRPPTWTKRQILDGILYQLKNGCNWRDMPRDLPPFSTVYRYYKEWKDTGTFTAIMETLHSTAREQSKKIKMDNFNHH from the coding sequence ATGCTAAATCCATACTCAAGTAGCCTAACAGATAAAGAATGGGAAATTATAGAACCATTGCTCCCAAAGAAAAAGCAAACTAGACCGCCAACTTGGACAAAAAGACAAATTTTAGACGGCATACTCTACCAACTCAAAAACGGTTGTAATTGGCGAGATATGCCCCGAGACTTACCACCATTCTCTACAGTCTATCGATACTACAAGGAGTGGAAAGATACAGGTACATTTACTGCGATTATGGAAACCTTGCATTCAACAGCCCGTGAACAGTCAAAAAAAATCAAAATGGACAACTTTAATCATCATTGA
- the trmD gene encoding tRNA (guanosine(37)-N1)-methyltransferase TrmD, producing the protein MRIDVVTLFPDFFTSPLSTSLLGKAIAREIATVVLTNPRDFTTDKHHRVDDEPYGGGVGMLMKPDPIFAAVESLPTLPKREIIFLTPQGEPLKQNLLKELVTYDQLVLICGSYEGVDERVCQHLVTREISLGDFVLTCGEIPALALINGVVRLLPGTVGKPESLKLESFETELLDYPQYTRPQNFRGWEVPEVLLSGNHAHIAAWRKQESLNRTRDRRPDLLTNLSSESSDSR; encoded by the coding sequence ATGCGAATTGACGTTGTTACATTATTTCCAGACTTTTTTACTTCACCCCTATCTACTAGCCTTTTGGGTAAGGCGATCGCCCGTGAAATTGCCACAGTGGTTTTAACTAATCCCCGTGATTTTACTACTGATAAGCACCATCGAGTCGATGATGAACCCTACGGTGGCGGGGTGGGAATGTTGATGAAGCCAGACCCAATCTTTGCGGCGGTGGAGTCATTACCAACTTTACCAAAGCGGGAGATCATTTTTCTGACTCCCCAGGGCGAACCACTCAAACAAAATCTTCTTAAGGAATTAGTTACGTACGATCAACTGGTACTAATTTGTGGCAGCTATGAAGGCGTAGATGAACGGGTATGTCAGCATTTAGTCACTAGGGAAATTTCCTTGGGAGATTTTGTCCTAACCTGCGGAGAAATTCCCGCCTTGGCTTTAATTAATGGGGTGGTGCGACTGCTACCGGGTACAGTTGGTAAACCTGAATCTTTGAAACTAGAAAGCTTTGAAACCGAATTACTAGACTATCCCCAATATACTCGTCCTCAAAATTTTCGAGGTTGGGAAGTACCTGAAGTCCTTTTATCTGGGAATCATGCCCACATTGCAGCATGGCGAAAACAGGAAAGTCTAAATAGAACCCGCGATCGCCGCCCCGATTTACTTACTAATTTATCCTCCGAATCAAGTGATAGTAGGTGA
- a CDS encoding transposase: MNSQKKSKWTTLIIIDSQAVKNTCNASIESKGFCSYKATNGIKRHLAVDTLGFPFFTYLTRANVSDDQGLIEMLTINIDYFKSKPDDITLTTILLDSGYHIEKLTTDLQKVYPEIMTKIRFEISPKVSKQQKAEKGLSGFVVVPTRWVIERSNAWVERCKILVKNFERTLVNATAKLNLCFIRLMLKRIATHEI; encoded by the coding sequence GTGAACAGTCAAAAAAAATCAAAATGGACAACTTTAATCATCATTGACTCACAAGCAGTGAAAAATACTTGTAATGCAAGTATAGAATCCAAGGGCTTCTGCTCCTACAAAGCAACTAACGGGATCAAAAGACATTTAGCCGTTGACACTCTGGGATTTCCTTTCTTTACCTATTTAACAAGAGCAAATGTATCAGATGACCAAGGACTGATTGAGATGTTAACGATTAACATTGATTACTTCAAATCGAAACCAGATGACATTACGCTAACTACGATATTGCTGGATAGTGGTTATCATATCGAAAAATTGACGACTGATTTACAGAAGGTTTATCCTGAGATTATGACTAAGATTAGGTTTGAAATTTCTCCTAAGGTATCAAAGCAACAGAAGGCAGAAAAAGGTCTGTCTGGGTTTGTAGTTGTGCCGACAAGGTGGGTAATTGAAAGGTCAAATGCTTGGGTTGAAAGATGCAAAATCTTAGTTAAGAACTTTGAGAGAACTCTCGTTAATGCTACAGCTAAACTCAATCTTTGCTTTATTCGTTTGATGCTAAAAAGAATTGCTACTCATGAGATATGA
- the xerC gene encoding tyrosine recombinase XerC — protein MKEINPINNNGSIQLKFTVNGKRYSFNPFQGGQFDNKRDLAQAKAIATKIQNDIIADCFDNTLNKYKPKNLNSLTKTVNLKTVKSFIVVWDSWVDTLDLSAATKADHYEMIRRMIVKADAGGDDISWFINAKLSPSTFNKRLGYLKSCCQWAVSQKLFVSNPFERVKARKSTKAEIKPFTIEEIRAIITEFDIKYSHYSAFVRFLFLTGTRTSEAIGLQWKQIDFERKQVTISESMPKDRTGNGYQRIRKETKSGNVRYLTINSELNSLLLDIKPDKVNPDDLLFKSSRGFTIDSGNFREDWKKVLSNIGIEYRKPYTTRHTLLSHAIEQGIPITGVAYLAGHTDTRMVMQTYGHMINRPVLPEFKL, from the coding sequence GTGAAAGAAATTAACCCAATAAACAATAATGGTAGTATCCAGCTAAAGTTCACCGTTAATGGTAAAAGATATAGCTTTAATCCTTTTCAAGGTGGGCAGTTTGACAACAAGAGGGACTTAGCTCAAGCCAAAGCAATTGCAACTAAAATCCAGAATGATATCATTGCTGATTGTTTTGACAATACTCTCAATAAGTACAAACCAAAAAATCTTAACTCACTAACAAAGACTGTCAATCTTAAGACGGTTAAATCTTTTATAGTGGTTTGGGACTCATGGGTTGATACTCTAGACCTGTCAGCAGCTACAAAAGCCGACCATTATGAAATGATTAGGCGAATGATTGTAAAGGCTGATGCAGGGGGAGATGATATTTCTTGGTTCATCAATGCCAAACTTTCTCCAAGTACTTTTAACAAGCGTTTAGGCTATCTAAAATCCTGTTGCCAATGGGCAGTGTCTCAGAAATTATTCGTAAGCAACCCTTTTGAGAGAGTCAAGGCTAGAAAATCTACTAAGGCTGAAATTAAACCGTTTACTATCGAAGAGATTAGGGCAATTATTACTGAGTTCGATATTAAATATAGCCACTATTCAGCTTTTGTTCGGTTTCTGTTTCTTACTGGTACAAGAACATCAGAAGCCATCGGATTACAATGGAAACAAATTGACTTTGAACGTAAGCAAGTAACAATTTCAGAATCTATGCCAAAAGACAGAACAGGGAATGGCTATCAGAGAATTAGGAAAGAGACTAAATCTGGAAATGTGCGCTATTTAACAATTAATTCTGAGTTAAATAGCTTGCTGTTAGACATTAAACCCGATAAAGTAAATCCTGACGACCTTTTATTTAAGTCTTCGAGAGGTTTTACCATTGATAGTGGCAATTTTAGAGAGGACTGGAAAAAAGTACTTAGCAATATCGGTATTGAGTACCGTAAGCCATATACAACGAGGCATACTTTATTAAGTCACGCTATTGAACAAGGCATCCCTATTACTGGTGTAGCCTATTTAGCAGGGCATACAGATACAAGAATGGTTATGCAGACTTATGGACACATGATTAACCGTCCTGTATTACCAGAATTTAAGCTTTAG
- a CDS encoding ABC transporter permease, with the protein MTVLTDINTASSNRTVLAIARYWQLLRVLIERNLKVRYRGSFLGIYWSLINPLISTGLYTAIFGATFASYYGNSIVNYVLAAFTGLMVMTFFSSSTSQALPSVVNNGALLNKIYLPVSIFPVSMIGSNVFQLCMGTLPLLIIITVITSKSIVNVLALFVPCLGLVFASMGVSFLVSALYVFFRDLSYFYELVIFVLGISTPIFYPSAIVPNQVKPFLQLNPLAPIIESIRQIALSGNPPDWQMAAPAVLSGLICLTVGWTCFRSWRSQFMDLL; encoded by the coding sequence ATGACGGTTTTAACTGATATTAATACAGCTAGTTCTAATCGGACGGTCTTAGCGATCGCTCGATACTGGCAACTGTTGAGGGTTTTAATTGAACGTAATCTTAAAGTCCGCTATCGTGGCTCTTTTTTAGGCATATATTGGTCTTTGATTAATCCCTTGATTAGTACAGGGCTATACACGGCTATTTTTGGTGCTACCTTTGCTTCCTATTATGGCAATTCCATTGTTAACTATGTTTTGGCAGCTTTTACGGGGTTAATGGTGATGACTTTCTTTTCATCCTCCACATCCCAGGCACTACCCAGTGTGGTTAATAATGGAGCATTACTCAATAAAATTTACCTGCCCGTTAGTATTTTCCCGGTCTCAATGATAGGCTCTAACGTGTTTCAACTATGTATGGGGACGCTACCCCTGCTGATCATAATCACTGTAATTACCTCTAAAAGTATTGTTAATGTGCTGGCACTGTTTGTTCCCTGCCTAGGCTTAGTCTTTGCCTCGATGGGGGTATCATTTTTAGTTAGTGCTTTGTATGTATTTTTTCGAGACTTATCCTATTTCTATGAATTAGTGATTTTTGTGTTAGGAATTAGCACGCCAATTTTTTATCCCTCCGCAATTGTTCCTAATCAAGTTAAGCCATTTTTACAGTTAAATCCCCTTGCTCCCATAATTGAGAGTATTCGTCAAATTGCGCTGTCGGGAAATCCTCCTGATTGGCAAATGGCAGCACCTGCGGTTTTAAGTGGTTTAATCTGTCTGACTGTAGGATGGACTTGTTTTAGGTCGTGGCGATCGCAGTTTATGGACTTACTTTAA
- a CDS encoding 6-carboxytetrahydropterin synthase, translating to MPQCVINRRAQFSASHRYWLNQLSEAENYRLFGACANFPGHGHNYVLFVSMLGEVDQSGMVLNLSEVKHIITKEVTSQLNFSYLNTAWKEFEDTLPTTENLARIIWQRLQPYLPIVNIQLFESPELWADYQGNNMEAHLTISTHFSAAHRLAQDHLSLEENTVIYGKCARPNGHGHNYHLEVTIKGEMDAQTGMIADLGEFQNIVDYYVLQPLDHTFLNKDIPYFAHVVPTAENIALYIQNVLTQPLINLGVQLHRVKLIESPNNSCEVYGNGVPIDQTLARSLFTVLA from the coding sequence ATGCCCCAATGTGTAATTAACAGACGTGCTCAATTTTCCGCCAGCCATCGTTATTGGCTCAACCAACTATCAGAAGCCGAGAATTACAGGCTCTTTGGTGCCTGTGCAAATTTTCCGGGACATGGGCATAACTATGTTTTATTTGTCTCGATGTTGGGAGAGGTGGATCAAAGTGGCATGGTACTAAATCTGTCTGAGGTAAAACATATAATTACTAAGGAAGTTACCTCTCAGCTTAACTTTAGCTATTTGAATACGGCTTGGAAAGAATTTGAAGATACCTTACCCACCACAGAAAACTTAGCGCGGATCATCTGGCAGAGACTTCAACCCTATTTGCCGATCGTTAATATTCAACTGTTTGAAAGTCCAGAACTTTGGGCGGATTATCAAGGAAATAATATGGAAGCACATTTAACAATTAGTACCCACTTTTCGGCAGCCCACCGTTTGGCTCAGGATCATCTCAGCTTAGAGGAAAATACCGTCATCTATGGTAAGTGTGCCAGACCCAACGGACATGGTCATAACTATCATCTGGAAGTGACGATCAAAGGCGAAATGGATGCCCAAACTGGGATGATTGCTGATCTAGGCGAGTTTCAAAATATTGTGGATTACTATGTACTTCAGCCCCTTGATCATACGTTTCTAAATAAAGATATTCCCTACTTTGCTCATGTGGTTCCAACTGCGGAAAATATTGCCCTCTATATTCAAAATGTCTTGACCCAGCCCCTAATTAATTTAGGCGTGCAGTTGCATAGGGTTAAGCTGATTGAGAGTCCAAATAATTCCTGTGAAGTCTATGGAAATGGTGTTCCCATCGATCAAACCCTAGCTAGGTCTTTATTTACAGTCTTGGCTTAG
- a CDS encoding S1 RNA-binding domain-containing protein: MNTKTPKQSFSMSDFADALVAHDYEFKVGQIVKGKVIAHESRGSYIDIGGKSPGFLPIDEATTKASGISASDLAELLPIDSDREFMIISDQDADGEVKLSIRLLKIKQAWLNLQDLQAEGKAFNCRVINVNKGGVVADVQGIRGFIPRSHLVDKVNMNDLVGKTLSVVLVELDQTRNKLVLSNTQAVKASAMSQLSKGQLVTGTVTSLRPFGAFIDFGGVTGLLHIKEISQKYIGDVNSVFAIGEPIKAVILDIDESRNRISLSTKILENHAGEFIDQREQVLAEAEQRLETNISKLWNS, encoded by the coding sequence ATGAATACCAAAACACCTAAACAATCTTTTTCCATGAGTGATTTTGCTGATGCCTTAGTTGCTCATGATTATGAATTTAAGGTAGGACAAATTGTTAAAGGCAAGGTAATTGCCCACGAAAGTCGAGGATCATACATTGATATTGGCGGTAAGTCGCCCGGATTTTTACCCATTGATGAAGCCACCACTAAGGCATCGGGAATTTCTGCCTCAGATTTAGCGGAATTATTACCCATAGATAGCGATCGCGAGTTCATGATTATTAGCGATCAAGATGCTGATGGTGAGGTTAAATTATCGATTCGACTCCTGAAAATCAAGCAAGCTTGGCTAAATTTACAGGATTTACAAGCAGAAGGAAAAGCTTTTAACTGTCGAGTTATCAATGTCAATAAAGGTGGTGTAGTTGCGGATGTGCAGGGAATTAGGGGATTTATTCCGCGATCGCACCTTGTAGATAAGGTAAATATGAATGACTTAGTTGGTAAAACTTTATCCGTAGTTTTAGTTGAATTGGATCAAACTCGCAATAAGCTCGTACTTTCTAATACCCAAGCCGTGAAAGCCTCGGCAATGAGTCAACTGTCTAAGGGGCAACTAGTGACAGGAACAGTGACCAGCCTGAGACCCTTTGGGGCATTTATTGATTTTGGGGGCGTGACGGGACTGCTGCATATTAAGGAAATTAGCCAAAAGTATATAGGTGATGTAAATTCAGTATTTGCGATCGGCGAACCGATTAAAGCTGTGATTTTGGATATAGATGAATCTCGTAATCGGATTTCCCTTTCTACTAAAATTTTGGAAAATCATGCTGGTGAATTTATCGATCAGCGTGAGCAAGTTTTAGCTGAGGCAGAACAAAGGTTAGAGACTAATATCAGTAAATTGTGGAACAGTTAG
- the rodA gene encoding rod shape-determining protein RodA, translating to MNIRAWGSLWREWRDLDLILLLLPVFLTVIGGMSIYSTELNAGWTDWWQHWFIGAIGIILALVIARFAYDQLLYYHWFTYAITNISLLLVLIIGRSELGAQRWIPILGVNVQPSEFAKLGLIITLAAILHDRPIQQPFDIFKTLSVTVLPWGLIFLQPDLGTALVFAAISLGMLYWGGANIGWLLLLGSPLISMILFNVYIPAWLAWVALIGAIAWKTLPWFRLIGGITAVVVNLIAAEVGHILWGLLQDYQKLRITLFLDPSQDPLGGGYHLIQSRIAIGSGSLWGKGFLRGTQTQLNFIPEQHTDFIFSAIGEEWGFAGSVLILLIFLGICWRLLSVAMAARDNFGSLLAIGVFSMILFQTVVNIGMTIGVAPVTGIPLPWISYGRSALLTNFIALGLVESVALHQRTIKF from the coding sequence ATGAATATTCGTGCCTGGGGCAGTTTATGGCGAGAGTGGCGTGATCTTGATCTAATACTGCTCCTATTACCTGTATTCCTGACTGTAATTGGTGGTATGAGTATCTACAGTACAGAACTAAATGCGGGCTGGACAGATTGGTGGCAACATTGGTTTATTGGGGCGATCGGCATAATTTTAGCTTTAGTTATTGCGCGCTTTGCCTACGATCAGCTTTTGTATTACCACTGGTTTACCTATGCTATTACTAATATTTCTTTGTTGTTAGTTTTAATTATTGGTCGCTCTGAACTCGGCGCACAGCGATGGATTCCCATTTTGGGTGTTAATGTTCAACCTTCGGAATTTGCCAAATTAGGCTTAATTATTACCCTTGCCGCAATTTTACATGATCGCCCCATTCAACAACCCTTTGATATATTTAAAACCCTGTCGGTTACAGTTCTACCTTGGGGGTTAATTTTTTTGCAACCAGATTTAGGCACTGCCTTGGTATTTGCGGCAATTTCTCTGGGAATGCTGTACTGGGGGGGAGCAAATATCGGCTGGCTGCTGCTGTTGGGATCACCTTTAATTTCCATGATTTTGTTTAATGTTTATATTCCCGCTTGGTTAGCTTGGGTTGCCTTAATAGGAGCGATCGCTTGGAAAACTCTGCCCTGGTTCCGCTTAATTGGAGGTATCACCGCCGTCGTTGTAAACTTAATTGCTGCCGAAGTGGGACATATACTCTGGGGATTACTGCAAGACTATCAAAAGCTAAGGATCACCCTATTTCTTGATCCCAGTCAAGACCCCCTTGGGGGTGGGTATCACCTAATCCAGTCTCGCATTGCCATTGGTTCTGGCAGTCTGTGGGGTAAAGGTTTTTTGCGGGGGACTCAAACTCAGTTAAATTTTATTCCTGAACAGCATACGGATTTTATTTTTTCAGCGATCGGTGAAGAATGGGGATTTGCGGGATCAGTGCTAATTTTATTAATATTCCTAGGAATTTGTTGGCGATTACTATCGGTGGCAATGGCAGCAAGGGATAATTTTGGTTCTCTGTTGGCGATCGGAGTATTCTCGATGATTTTATTTCAAACGGTGGTTAATATTGGCATGACCATTGGTGTTGCCCCTGTGACTGGGATTCCCCTACCTTGGATTAGCTATGGGCGATCGGCACTACTAACTAACTTTATTGCCCTCGGTTTAGTCGAGTCTGTGGCATTACATCAGCGGACAATTAAGTTTTAG